Sequence from the Sphingosinicella ginsenosidimutans genome:
CTGTCGACGCCGCCCGACATGGCGACGACGATGCGCGCGCCCCTTGCGGGCCGGCCGAGCTGGAAATCCGCGTCCATAGGTCCTGCCAGATAGGGGCTGATGCGACCCACGGCCACCCCGGGGCCGAGGCTTTACCCCGCGTTCACCCTCTTTCGCTACTCCTGTCGCGCATGGACATGGCTTTCCTCCGCCGGGCCGAACGGATGCTCGACGAACGCCGCGCCGCGCCGCTGGATCATTCGATCCTGCTTGCGGCCATGGCGGCGGGGCAGAGCATTCGCGCCGGTTGCCCGCTGCCACAAGCGGCCGCGGAGGGCGCGATGGCGGAAGGAGACTCGATCGCGGAGATCGTCCTCGCCGGCCCCGGGTGGCGCCGGGCGGTTTCCGCGCAGCGGGGGAGTTTCAGCCGTGCCGAAGCGGGACGCCGGGTCAATGGCCTGTAAACCCCCTTCACCGCGTTGTTTACCTTGGCGTTTCAGCCTTCCTTCAACGCTCGGCCGCTACGGACGTGCACATGAAGGCGCGAGCAAGTGAGGCGTAGAGAGCAGTAGTAATGATCGAGAACCAGAAAATCCGCCCCGCCCAGGTCATCGGACCCCTTGGCGAGCCGCTGACCATCGAGTCGCTGCCGCCGGCATCGACGACTCGCTGGGTCGTGCGCCGCAAGGCGGAGGTCGTCTCGGCCGTCAATGGCGGACTGCTCAGCGTCGACGAGGCATGCGAACGCTATGGCCTCAGCCTCGAGGAATTCGCAAGCTGGCAGCGCGCGGTGGATCGCTCCGGAATGCCGGGCCTTCGCGTCACGCGTATCCAGCATTATCGCACGCTCTACGAGCGCCAGCAGAAATACTGAGCCGAGGAGGCTCGATCCCCCGATTCCTTTCCGCCCCGGAACAAAGCGCGCCACTGATGCGTCTTTGACCGAGTATGCGGCGCAGGCGCGCCCCAACGGTGAAGGAGGGAATCATGGGACTCATCATCTGGCTGATCATCGGCGGCGTCGTTGGCTGGCTGGCAAGCCTCGTCATGCGCACCGACGCGCAGCAGGGCATCTTTCTCAACATCATCGTGGGAATCGTCGGCGCGTTCATCGGCGGCCTGATCATGAACCGCGGCACGATCAACAATGCTGGTCTCAGCATCGAATCGTTCCTGGTCTCGCTGCTCGGCGCGATCGTGCTCCTCGCGATCGTCAACCTGTTCCGGCGCGGCTCGCTGCGCTAGGCGCCGCGCGGCCTCAGCGCCGCCCGGCGAACAGCCGGTATACCAGAAGGATGATGACCGCCCCGATCACCGCGGCCACGAAGCCGACGGCCTGACCGGGGCGGTACCAGCCGATCTGCTCGCCCAGGTAGCCGGCGACGATCGCCCCGCCCACGCCCAGGAGGACGGTGACGATGCAGCCGCTTGGCCCCTTGCCGGGGGTCAGCGCGCGGGCGATCAGGCCTGCGAAAAAGCCGACGAAAATCCATCCAAGCCAGCTGTGATTCGCGAGATAGGCGGTCATCGGCGACATTCTCCCCGGCGACCCCGGGGCGGCGCCGCTTCCATTCAGCATTGGTAAAGCGACGCGGAAGCTTGTAAAGGCCGGCGCGCGGCGGGCGGCCTCGGGGGAGGTACGCCCGCTAATTTCACTTGGCGCAAGTGATTTATTCATGTAATACAGCACTGGTTCAGGCTGCGGCTTGCCGCGTTGCAGAGTGGGGACGATGAAAGCGATGAACTTCGAAACGACCAAGTGGCGGCGCGATGCGCTCGACGACGTCATGGTCGACGACGAGACGCAGGCGCGGCGCAAGCGGCGGCGCAACATCATCATTGCGGCGATCGTCCTCGTCCTTGTCGCCATCGTTGCGGTCATGGCGCTCGGCGGACGCGGCGAAAAGGCCGCGGCGCCCCAGGCGCAGGCGGGCGACACCCTGCAGGCGGTCACCGTCGTCGCGCCGGGACGCCGCGAGATCGATCGGGTCATCACCGCCACCGGTTCGCTCGGCGCGCGCCGCGACATGCCGGTCGGCGTTCCAGGCAGCGGCGGCCAGATCGTCCGCGTGCTGGTGGAGCCGGGCCAGTGGGTCCGGGCCGGCCAGGTGCTCGCGGTCATCGATCGCAGCGTCCAGGCGCAGCAGGCGGCCCAGCAGGCGGCCTCGATCCAGGTCGCGCAGGCCGATCTCAGCCTCGCGCAGAACGAGCTCGATCGCGCCCAGGCCCTGGTGTCGCGCGGCTTCATCAGCCGCGCCGAGATCGATCAGAAGAGGTCGGCCCGCGACGCCGCCGCGGCGCGCGTCCGCGTCGCCCAGGCGCAGCTCGCCCAGACCCGCGCACAGATCGGCCAGCTCGACGTGCGCGCGCCGACCGCGGGGCTCGTCCTCACCCGCAATGTCGAGGCCGGCCAGGTCGTCGGGGCCGGTTCGCCCGCCCTGTTCCGGATCGCCAGCCAGGGCGAGATGGAGCTGCTCGCCCAGCTTTCGCAGGACGATCTGGCGCGGATCAGCGTCGGCACGCCGGCGCAGGTCACGCCGGTCGGCTCCACGCAGAGCTATGCCGGCCGCGTGTGGCAGGTGTCGCCGACCATCGATCCACAGACCCGGCAGGGCATGGCGCGGATCGCCATTCCCTATAATCGCGATCTTCGGCCGGGCGGCTTTGCCTCGGTCCAGATTCGCGCGGGCACGACCACTGCGCCCTTGCTTCCGCAATCGGCGATCCAGAGCGACGATCACGGCAATTTCGTCTTCATCGTCGATGCGAGCGGCACCGTCGTGCGCCGCAACGTCACGCTGGGCGAGGTGAGCGACCGGGGCGTTGCGATCCTCACCGGCCTCAACGGTGACGAGCATGTCGTCGCGATGGCGGGCGCCTTCCTCAATCCGGGCCAGAAGGTCCGGCCCGAGCTGGCGCGCGCATCGAGCGTGATGAACAGCGCCAACGCGAACTAGGGAGCGGTTTCGATGACGTTCCCCACCGCTGCGAGTGACAGGCCATGAGCTTTCGCAACATCTCCTCCTGGGCGATCCGCAACCCGGTGACCCCGATCGTCCTGTTCATGTTCCTGACGCTGGCCGGGCTGATCTCGTTCATGCGGATGCCGGTTTCGCTTCAGCCGGACATCGATTTCCCGATCGTGTGGGTCAACGTCTCGCAGCCCGGCGCCTCGCCGATCGAGATGGAGACGCAGGTCGCCCAGAAGATCGAGGCCGCCGCGCGCTCGATCCAGGGCGTCGAGGAGATCAACTCCACCGTCAGAGAGGGCAGCTCGACGACGGTCGTGCAGCTCGCCATCGGCACGCCGA
This genomic interval carries:
- a CDS encoding DUF1153 domain-containing protein; this translates as MIENQKIRPAQVIGPLGEPLTIESLPPASTTRWVVRRKAEVVSAVNGGLLSVDEACERYGLSLEEFASWQRAVDRSGMPGLRVTRIQHYRTLYERQQKY
- a CDS encoding GlsB/YeaQ/YmgE family stress response membrane protein: MGLIIWLIIGGVVGWLASLVMRTDAQQGIFLNIIVGIVGAFIGGLIMNRGTINNAGLSIESFLVSLLGAIVLLAIVNLFRRGSLR
- a CDS encoding GlsB/YeaQ/YmgE family stress response membrane protein; translated protein: MTAYLANHSWLGWIFVGFFAGLIARALTPGKGPSGCIVTVLLGVGGAIVAGYLGEQIGWYRPGQAVGFVAAVIGAVIILLVYRLFAGRR
- a CDS encoding efflux RND transporter periplasmic adaptor subunit, which translates into the protein MNFETTKWRRDALDDVMVDDETQARRKRRRNIIIAAIVLVLVAIVAVMALGGRGEKAAAPQAQAGDTLQAVTVVAPGRREIDRVITATGSLGARRDMPVGVPGSGGQIVRVLVEPGQWVRAGQVLAVIDRSVQAQQAAQQAASIQVAQADLSLAQNELDRAQALVSRGFISRAEIDQKRSARDAAAARVRVAQAQLAQTRAQIGQLDVRAPTAGLVLTRNVEAGQVVGAGSPALFRIASQGEMELLAQLSQDDLARISVGTPAQVTPVGSTQSYAGRVWQVSPTIDPQTRQGMARIAIPYNRDLRPGGFASVQIRAGTTTAPLLPQSAIQSDDHGNFVFIVDASGTVVRRNVTLGEVSDRGVAILTGLNGDEHVVAMAGAFLNPGQKVRPELARASSVMNSANAN